From the genome of Carassius gibelio isolate Cgi1373 ecotype wild population from Czech Republic chromosome B10, carGib1.2-hapl.c, whole genome shotgun sequence, one region includes:
- the LOC127965940 gene encoding transcriptional and immune response regulator-like: MSSYASSDSRRVSPAVSGVKFDTAHRKKASPNIFENVNQDVLVKLFEKAGDLQAVERARSILALQQDPEGISKALMALQQDKKDKFMLITGLTRQVLKFR; encoded by the coding sequence ATGTCTTCATACGCGTCTTCAGACTCTCGCCGCGTCAGTCCCGCCGTGAGCGGCGTCAAGTTTGATACGGCGCACCGCAAGAAAGCATCGCCGAACATCTTCGAGAACGTCAACCAAGACGTCCTGGTGAAACTCTTCGAGAAAGCAGGAGACCTGCAGGCGGTGGAGAGAGCCAGGAGCATCCTCGCGCTGCAACAGGATCCCGAGGGCATCTCCAAAGCGCTCATGGCCCTTCAGCAGGACAAGAAGGACAAATTTATGCTCATTACCGGACTGACGCGCCAGGTGCTGAAGTTTCGTTGA